GTGTCCGCATCCGTCGGCGTTGGCACGACCCATTCACAGAAGATGCTCAACAGTCTGACCGGAAACATTCTAGTGCCTGGGGCAAGCAATCACCAACAGCAAGCGCAGCATAGCAACGGTACATCACTAGTAACACTTCCCTTGGGGGCAGCCAACGCCGGAGCAGCCTCATCGCAGCAACCGTTGACTCTGTTTCAGTGTCAAGTCTGTCAGAAAACTTTCCTCTCCAGCACGATGCTGGTCGTGCACATGAAGACTCACGATGCCGATTATACGACGCGCGATGAGACCGCTGGCGGCTACATGCCACCTTCCGCTGGAAGCGGAACGAGCAGTAAAACTAGTCCCCCGTCGCTACTCACACAGCCCATCATCAAGAGCGAGTACGCCGGCGGAGCGCTGCCAGTGGGAGgttcccggtccggttcggtcccgCTTCCTGACGGTGGTCAAAACATCTCTTCACACCACGGTGGTATCGTCAAGCAGTTTGACTGTCACATCTGCCACAAATCTTTCATGACACTGATGAACCTCAATCTACATATGAAAATTCacgaaaatgaacaaaaaatgacCGCGCAAACGTATTCGCACACGATCGGTGGTGCCGGAAGTGGTACCAGCAGCATAATCGTGGGGTCCAGTGCTCTCAGCTACCAGCATCACAGCcaccacggccagcagcagcagcaacagcaccacgtGATGTTGGCCACTACCGTCGGAACCGCTTCCACCACTCCATCCTTACCTCCCTCTGTGACCGAAGGCCTGTGCCAGATTTGCCATAAGACGTTCAACAATACCGAACAATTTGTAGCGCACATGAAGATGCATGAAGATGAGTTCAAAAATCGGGCTCTTTATCACtcctcggcgacggcggcacccGGAAACCCGAACGGGTTGGCACAGCCACCGAACAATCCGTTCGGCGGAACACTCTCAGCTACCGCAACACACGGACAGTTTACGCCTCATGTCGCGTCGCCAGTGCAACAAGAAACCACGAAGGGGCACCGTTGTCCGATCTGTCACAAAATGTCCAGCAACATTATCGAGCATATAAAGCAGCACGAAGGTCAGCTGTCGATGGGAGGTACGAACGGAACATCTGCCTCGCCCGAAGGGAGCCCCACCAGGGGGACGGATAATGCCACACCCGGGTATCAGTTGAACGAGGAATCGCAATCGTCGCAGGGAGATGACAGCGAGAACGGTACGATTGGCGGCGATGCCGCGGGAACCGATCCACGGAAGCAGCACGAGTGTTTGATTTGTCGCAAAAAGTTCTCCAGCTCCGGCAACCTGGCCATCCACATACGCGTCCACTCGGGTGAGAAACCGTTCAAATGTAGCGTGTGCGGGAAGGGTTTCATCCAGTCCAACAATCTGGCCACGCACATGAAAACGCACACAGGCGAAAAACCGTACGCCTGCACGATCTGCGGCAAAAACTTTAGCCAATCGAACAACCTGAAAACGCACATCCGGACGCACACGGGCGAAAAGCCGTACGCGTGTACAATCTGCGGCAAGCGGTTCAATCAGAAGAACAACCTGACGACGCATATGCGCACGCACCAGCTGGTGTGTATGGTGTGCGGCGTTCAGTTCGCGCACCCGACCGATCTGGCCAACCACATGAAGTTTCACAACGACGAAAAGCCCTACATCTGCTCGGTGTGCAACAAGGTGTACCTCAATCTGGACGAGCTGACGGAGCACATGAAGAAAACGCACAACCAGATCAAACCGTATCGGTGTCACATCTGCGACAAAACGTTCACCCAGTCCAATAACCTGAAGACGCACATCAAAACGCACATCTTCCAAGATCCGTTCAAGTGTCAGATGTGTTCCCGGTCGTTCCAGAAGGAGGACGACTACTCGCAGCACATGCTCGTGCACACGGCCGACAAACCGTATGAGTGTACGTACTGTGGCAAGCGGTTCATTCAGTCCAACAACCTGAAAACGCACGTCCGGACACACACGGGCGAAAAGCCGTACACCTGTACGATCTGCGCGAAAACGTTCAATCAGAAGAATAACCTCAACACGCATATGCGCATCCACACGGGCGAGAAACCGTTCGAGTGTACGATCTGCGACAAGCGGTTCAATCAGTCCAACAACCTTAACAAGCACATCAAAACACACGGCCAGGAGaaggatcagcagcagcagcagcatcagcagcacgtGAGTTGACAGTTGAGCGCCAGAGACACCACGATGTTCAACTGTATGGACCGAGCGGATGCCGGAGGCACCGCCATCAGGGTGGGTCAGGGGCCGACAATAATTGATGCAGCGAATGCGGGAACGTCCGTCACACCAACGGTGACCTCCGACACGGACCAAGCCTCGGTCGAAGAAGGTGTTCCCAGCTACCGGCTTGCGAACGGTCACCACTAGTGCCGCGGCAGCGGACACTCGATGGCGCTGATTCACGGACAGCGTTGTGCCATACCAGCCCCCCAAACCGATCATTCCATTGGCACGGTAGAACGCCAGTTAAAGATAGCCACTGTACAGAAAGTAGTAGTGCTAAGCCCTAAACTTCTCGCAATCGGGACCTCGCCTCGCAGGCCCACATTGGTGtcatacgcgcgcgcgctctcgtgTAAATGTTAAAGTAAGATGTACGTATGAGGAGGAGggaaaaacgaacaaaccCCACTAGAGTGAGGGTGGTAGAGTGCAACACATACGGTAAAATAAATCGTATCAAATCCACGttctcgtttctttcgccctgGACAGAGTAAATCACGAACGAGGCTGGTTTGGTTTGGAATGTAGATATTTGGTTAGCTGGCAATGTCCAGCAGCAGTTCAAAGTAGCGTTGCTTAAAATGTGTGTCCATTAAATATTCCACCGACAGCAAGAGGTGGGACTAGCGTTTAGGGGGGGCGGGTGTGCGCATCCGGTACGTTGGCGCGCGCATCCAGGTATCGAGAGACTTCGGTACCACCACACAGTGACTGCGGATGTCTCGAATTAGCCTCGCCTTTCTATTGCTTTTCGACCGACACCGAGGCACGCGCTCAGCTCCAGTGGAGCCGGTGCGCGCCCGGAGGCTGATTCTACATCAAAATGACGTTCATCTCGAACGGGTACTCGTCCGTGGAGCATTTGGACTGTCGAAAGAGTTGCGCGTGCTGCCACGAGCTGCCACCCGAGAGGCGGGCCTGTAGCGTAAACTTGCCGCACTCGCACAGCGAGGACAGTGCCTGGGATTGGGATCCTGCAAAGGAACTCTTGGTAAACTCTTGACAACGGTACCGGTTCGCTGAGGGGTCGCTTACCGTCACCCTTGATGTAGTACAGGTCCACCTTGGCGTTCTCGTACGTCTCCTGGCCAAAGCGAAGCTCGACCTGCTTCACGCGCAAACCCTGCACCGAAAAGTCAAAGTACCACTCGATGCTAGCCTCTTCAGTGCCCTCTGCATGGAACGAGAGAATCCAATGGTGGCATAAACATACAGCTGTTCAGTTCTACACGCTCCCAACGGTGCTTACCGGTCCGGGCGAGATAGACCATCTTCCAGTCGTGCTCCTCTTTGCGGAAGATGTTCTTGCTCATGTACTGTCGACTTTCCCAGCCATTCGAAGTTTCCGTAATCCGCTCGTTCACCCGATTACTGGAACCTACAGAACAGGGTgaccgcaaattgaaagcAATCCGATTCCTTCGGTCGACGACCTTTCACGTACCTTTCAAGAACCGTTCGTAGCGATCGGTGGCGCAACAGTATCGGATGTTGAACTGTCGCGCTTGCACCTCGTCCGCCGTCGGGATGAACATGTAGCGCGTGTTGACCTGCTGCTCGCCCCGTTGCAACCGCCACTCGAGACTGCCCGAGCTGCGCCCTTCACGTTCTCCGGCCGTCGGCACCCGCCCGGCGCACGCCAACAGCTGAATGCACTCGTCGAACGTTCGGCGCCGCAAGAAAGCCAACCGAGCAACGCCGAGCTTCGATCGTCGCTTGGCCCGCAGCTTCCAGACCGCGTCAAGCAGTAGCGGTTCGCGGCAAACCGCACGCCGCCTCTGGAGCATCTTGGAGTGATCATTCGAGTAGCGAAAACTAACATCCTGGACATCGTCCcgcgcgaacgcgaacacgAACGAAATTTCTTTCTTCCATCCGTGCTCGTACATGAGCGGTGCATCGAGCACGTTTTCGCACGGATCCACGTGGATCCAGCGTTGCCGGTGCTCGGACCACACTTCCGTCCACACGTGATCGCCAGTGGAGAACACGTACCGCGCATCGTAGCCCAGGCAGCGGCACAGGAATGTGAAACAGTTGGCCCACTCACCGCATCGGCCACGGCGCGTGTGAAGCAACTTTTCCACGTCGTTGTAGCGATAAAAGTGGCGCAACTGACCACAGCACCGGTACACCTCCACGCGGACCCCATCCTCGACGGTACTCTGCACCAGCTGCGTCTTTTCGTTGCCACACACCGTACAGGGTAGCGCGTTTACCCAGCGGAAAAACTCCGCCCGAAACCAAGCGGTCAGTTCTTCCACCACCAGATCCTCGTGACTCGGTTCCTGTTCCGTGGTGCGCCCGCCCTGCAGTATCCGTCGCCACTGGGCCTGCTTGTCGGTGGCCCGTGTCTTTAGTCGCTCGAGCGGAATCAGTGTACGGccactggccagcagcagatcgtcCTCGTACTGCATCACCTGATCGGACAACATTTCCAGTTGCTGCAGCATTGCGTTACCCACTGGCAACACCCGTGGGAAGTCGATCCGGGCCAGGAACGGTCTGCTTGCCCTGATCAAGGGGCCGTTGACCGGCGGATTGggttcactttcttccacCTTTCCACCGCCGTTCCCTCCGCTGGCCGTTGAAGGCGCAAACGAGGTCATGTCGACGTCACTTTCTCCACAATTAACACCTCTTCCACCGTTCGACCCGGTTCCAACCGCGTGTGCCTTTCGGGGGGGATTTTTGATCAGCTCCTTCCTCTCGTGTATGTACTCACGGTACTTGCGCAGGTTGGCCAGCACCACGTTCGA
The nucleotide sequence above comes from Anopheles bellator chromosome 1, idAnoBellAS_SP24_06.2, whole genome shotgun sequence. Encoded proteins:
- the LOC131205789 gene encoding gastrula zinc finger protein XlCGF57.1-like, with the protein product MTLMNLNLHMKIHENEQKMTAQTYSHTIGGAGSGTSSIIVGSSALSYQHHSHHGQQQQQQHHVMLATTVGTASTTPSLPPSVTEGLCQICHKTFNNTEQFVAHMKMHEDEFKNRALYHSSATAAPGNPNGLAQPPNNPFGGTLSATATHGQFTPHVASPVQQETTKGHRCPICHKMSSNIIEHIKQHEGQLSMGGTNGTSASPEGSPTRGTDNATPGYQLNEESQSSQGDDSENGTIGGDAAGTDPRKQHECLICRKKFSSSGNLAIHIRVHSGEKPFKCSVCGKGFIQSNNLATHMKTHTGEKPYACTICGKNFSQSNNLKTHIRTHTGEKPYACTICGKRFNQKNNLTTHMRTHQLVCMVCGVQFAHPTDLANHMKFHNDEKPYICSVCNKVYLNLDELTEHMKKTHNQIKPYRCHICDKTFTQSNNLKTHIKTHIFQDPFKCQMCSRSFQKEDDYSQHMLVHTADKPYECTYCGKRFIQSNNLKTHVRTHTGEKPYTCTICAKTFNQKNNLNTHMRIHTGEKPFECTICDKRFNQSNNLNKHIKTHGQEKDQQQQQHQQHVS
- the LOC131211638 gene encoding peptide-N(4)-(N-acetyl-beta-glucosaminyl)asparagine amidase, translated to MAALNQALVLALESNPKELYVVATETLLRLLDNIIREPQNVKFRTVRLENPSIKEKLLSVVGMKQLMLAIGFIESNGTLTVPSNVVLANLRKYREYIHERKELIKNPPRKAHAVGTGSNGGRGVNCGESDVDMTSFAPSTASGGNGGGKVEESEPNPPVNGPLIRASRPFLARIDFPRVLPVGNAMLQQLEMLSDQVMQYEDDLLLASGRTLIPLERLKTRATDKQAQWRRILQGGRTTEQEPSHEDLVVEELTAWFRAEFFRWVNALPCTVCGNEKTQLVQSTVEDGVRVEVYRCCGQLRHFYRYNDVEKLLHTRRGRCGEWANCFTFLCRCLGYDARYVFSTGDHVWTEVWSEHRQRWIHVDPCENVLDAPLMYEHGWKKEISFVFAFARDDVQDVSFRYSNDHSKMLQRRRAVCREPLLLDAVWKLRAKRRSKLGVARLAFLRRRTFDECIQLLACAGRVPTAGEREGRSSGSLEWRLQRGEQQVNTRYMFIPTADEVQARQFNIRYCCATDRYERFLKGSSNRVNERITETSNGWESRQYMSKNIFRKEEHDWKMVYLARTEGTEEASIEWYFDFSVQGLRVKQVELRFGQETYENAKVDLYYIKGDGSQSQALSSLCECGKFTLQARLSGGSSWQHAQLFRQSKCSTDEYPFEMNVILM